A region from the Agrobacterium cucumeris genome encodes:
- a CDS encoding phospholipase D-like domain-containing protein, which yields MKRVAIFLRKELKTNRFSDAVLAALNNPDIDEVTICSGFFQEDDSYSVSKSKFHIRPKCTNILNLKIVGYYGWRQHTAFSQFIANVTAINCSRCINVSSFRIPGDKWHAKICIAKKSGKPVFAAIGSSNITRRAFDVLKNFNYESDVIFWDEKDPAINQMVENIIGEAPDEFPSVVVTKYDETHPVNRVPLQDRLLTLEKEIFSKAVPYP from the coding sequence ATGAAAAGAGTCGCAATTTTTTTGAGAAAAGAGCTCAAAACAAACCGCTTTAGCGATGCAGTCCTAGCTGCTTTGAATAATCCGGATATTGATGAAGTGACGATTTGCAGTGGCTTTTTTCAGGAAGACGATAGCTACAGCGTATCGAAATCAAAATTTCATATAAGACCCAAATGCACTAATATATTGAATCTTAAAATTGTCGGATATTATGGGTGGCGCCAACACACGGCTTTTTCTCAGTTCATAGCAAATGTCACTGCGATCAATTGTTCCCGCTGCATCAATGTGAGTTCTTTCCGAATTCCAGGAGATAAATGGCACGCTAAAATCTGTATTGCCAAAAAATCCGGAAAGCCGGTGTTTGCTGCAATCGGAAGCAGCAACATCACGAGGAGAGCGTTCGATGTCCTCAAAAATTTCAATTATGAAAGTGACGTGATTTTCTGGGATGAAAAAGACCCGGCCATAAACCAAATGGTCGAGAACATCATCGGCGAGGCTCCCGATGAATTCCCCTCTGTAGTTGTGACAAAGTATGATGAAACGCACCCGGTAAATCGTGTCCCGCTACAGGACCGCCTGCTCACCCTTGAAAAGGAGATATTCAGCAAGGCAGTGCCTTATCCGTAA